One window from the genome of [Clostridium] celerecrescens 18A encodes:
- a CDS encoding ATP-binding protein produces the protein MNFGELMNTPRPFTALAEWCACISYILMLRRRLKGPALTASFAGMLGLFFLLHLIAGILPLYLWFPGMITAILMMYFSIYASCRISPYDAGFLCVRAFVLAEFTASFQWQLYVWWALSSGRVSRTLSVLIMGISYGCIYTGYYFLEKEHIPKDEGMEVERKELLGAVFIALGAFLISNISFVMPNTPFSSATSSLLYVRTLVDFGGLLMLFAQQNRRKELQVRSENHAMNGVLQRQYDQYRMAIDNMELLRREFHDLKHYMIAIRAEKDPEKREQYLSEMEKAILTQEAMANTGNQVLDVVLTTKSTYCAQNKITLTCMADGKLISFLHVKDICSIFGNALDNAIECVSQYGDPEKRLINLSIFKRNHFLMIQCENYLENQLAIVTGGLPPTTKSNKLYHGYGLKSIQAAVEKYGGSMTISSSDNWFRLQILIPIQEETLAVH, from the coding sequence ATGAACTTTGGCGAACTCATGAATACGCCCCGCCCCTTTACCGCTCTGGCCGAATGGTGCGCCTGCATCAGCTACATCCTTATGCTACGAAGAAGGCTTAAGGGACCTGCACTGACCGCTTCTTTCGCGGGCATGCTTGGCTTGTTTTTTCTGCTCCACTTAATTGCCGGCATCCTCCCGCTGTACTTATGGTTTCCCGGTATGATCACCGCCATCCTGATGATGTATTTTTCCATCTATGCATCCTGCCGGATCTCCCCTTATGACGCAGGATTCCTTTGCGTCCGCGCTTTTGTTCTGGCGGAGTTTACTGCTTCTTTCCAGTGGCAGCTGTATGTATGGTGGGCCCTAAGCTCCGGACGGGTAAGCAGGACCCTTTCTGTCTTGATCATGGGGATTTCCTATGGCTGCATCTATACGGGGTATTATTTTCTGGAAAAAGAACACATACCAAAGGATGAGGGAATGGAAGTGGAACGGAAGGAGCTTCTTGGCGCTGTTTTTATTGCATTGGGCGCCTTTCTGATCAGCAATATCAGCTTTGTCATGCCCAATACCCCCTTCTCCAGTGCCACCAGCTCTCTGCTCTATGTAAGGACCCTGGTGGATTTCGGAGGGCTTCTGATGCTATTCGCCCAGCAGAACAGGAGAAAAGAACTGCAGGTCCGCAGCGAAAACCATGCAATGAACGGAGTCTTACAGCGTCAGTACGACCAGTACCGCATGGCCATTGACAACATGGAACTGTTAAGACGGGAATTCCATGATCTAAAGCATTACATGATTGCCATCCGGGCAGAGAAAGATCCGGAAAAGCGGGAACAATACCTATCGGAAATGGAGAAAGCCATTCTTACCCAAGAGGCTATGGCCAATACAGGGAATCAGGTATTAGATGTGGTACTGACTACAAAAAGTACCTACTGCGCTCAGAACAAGATCACCTTAACCTGTATGGCCGATGGAAAACTGATTTCCTTTTTGCATGTAAAAGACATCTGTTCCATCTTTGGAAATGCTCTGGATAATGCCATCGAATGTGTTTCCCAGTATGGAGATCCGGAAAAAAGGCTGATCAATCTCTCCATATTCAAACGAAACCACTTTTTAATGATCCAGTGTGAAAATTATCTGGAAAACCAGCTGGCCATAGTGACCGGCGGCCTTCCTCCCACCACTAAAAGTAATAAACTGTATCATGGGTATGGTTTAAAGAGCATTCAGGCTGCAGTAGAAAAATATGGCGGTTCTATGACCATCTCTTCCAGTGATAACTGGTTCCGCCTCCAGATTCTCATACCGATCCAGGAAGAGACATTGGCCGTTCATTAA
- a CDS encoding LytR/AlgR family response regulator transcription factor — translation MIKIAIVEDEMEYVETLRSYLARYEKDNSVSFQIQAFTDGLDIVSDYSASYDIILLDIQMKYLNGMKTAQKIRELDEDVIFIFITSSSQFAVEGYSVDALGYILKPVPYLSFSQIINKAVGRILKRQAVHYISIDRPEGTMRLSTDSVYYIESQLHHVLIHTDKGNFVASGPMKRLEEALKTFGFTKCHNAYLVNLKHVTGCLPIEVLLFSGDRIPVSRSRKKSFMECLAEYMGG, via the coding sequence ATGATTAAAATCGCTATTGTAGAAGATGAAATGGAATATGTGGAAACGCTGAGAAGCTACCTCGCCCGGTACGAAAAAGACAATTCCGTCAGCTTTCAGATCCAGGCTTTTACCGACGGCCTTGATATTGTATCGGACTATTCTGCCAGCTATGATATCATCTTGCTGGACATTCAGATGAAATATTTAAATGGCATGAAAACTGCACAAAAGATCAGGGAACTTGATGAGGATGTGATCTTTATTTTCATCACCTCCTCCTCCCAGTTTGCTGTGGAGGGATATTCAGTAGACGCCCTGGGTTATATATTAAAACCAGTTCCCTATCTTTCCTTTTCACAAATCATAAATAAAGCAGTAGGCAGAATCTTAAAACGGCAGGCAGTACACTATATCAGCATAGACAGGCCCGAAGGTACCATGCGGCTGAGCACGGACTCCGTCTATTACATCGAAAGCCAGCTCCACCATGTTCTCATCCATACGGACAAAGGAAACTTTGTGGCTTCCGGCCCTATGAAACGGTTGGAAGAGGCTTTAAAAACCTTTGGATTTACCAAGTGCCACAATGCCTATCTGGTTAATTTAAAACACGTGACCGGCTGTCTGCCTATCGAGGTGCTGCTGTTTTCAGGCGATCGGATTCCTGTTAGCCGGAGCCGGAAAAAATCATTTATGGAATGCCTGGCCGAATATATGGGAGGTTAA
- a CDS encoding M20/M25/M40 family metallo-hydrolase has protein sequence MNEQLKDMWQYIEDHSGEAYDLLLTLGKIPAPSNHEEQRARFCRDWLEKQGAKGVYIDSAWNVIYPIGCTGDNPVVVFAAHTDVVFPDTEPLPMVVEEGKIKAPGIGDDTANLCALLMCGKYLAQKKILPQNGGMLLVANAGEEGLGNLKGSRQIIKDFGRRLTAFYSLDGYMDGIVNDAVGSKRYKVEILTEGGHSFGKFGNRNAIAYLASLINTLYTLKVPETKTKTTYNVGMISGGTSVNTIAQQAEMLYEFRSDSREDLDFMDRHFHSVIESYRAKMIEVNTTLMGERPCTGAVDEEREKELAEHVSEVIYKHTGSRPKKGPGSTDCNIPLSMGIPSVCFGAVRGGLAHTRQEWIETESLKDGYRIAFEVILSYF, from the coding sequence ATGAATGAACAGCTAAAGGACATGTGGCAGTATATTGAGGATCACAGCGGTGAAGCTTATGATCTGCTTTTAACCCTTGGAAAAATACCGGCGCCTTCAAATCATGAAGAACAACGAGCCAGGTTCTGCAGGGACTGGCTGGAAAAACAGGGAGCAAAGGGAGTGTATATCGATTCTGCATGGAATGTTATATATCCCATAGGCTGTACCGGAGATAACCCGGTGGTTGTGTTCGCAGCCCATACGGATGTGGTATTTCCGGATACAGAACCTCTTCCTATGGTCGTGGAAGAAGGAAAGATCAAGGCACCTGGGATCGGCGACGATACGGCGAACCTTTGTGCACTTCTCATGTGTGGAAAGTACCTCGCGCAAAAAAAGATCCTGCCCCAAAACGGCGGCATGCTTCTGGTAGCAAATGCCGGGGAAGAGGGACTTGGAAATCTGAAAGGGTCAAGGCAGATCATAAAGGATTTTGGACGCCGTTTGACAGCGTTTTATTCTCTTGACGGATATATGGATGGAATCGTAAATGATGCGGTAGGTTCCAAAAGATATAAGGTGGAGATATTAACGGAGGGAGGCCATTCCTTTGGAAAATTCGGAAACCGGAATGCCATAGCTTACCTGGCTTCTTTGATCAACACCCTTTATACCCTGAAGGTGCCGGAGACAAAGACGAAAACTACTTATAATGTGGGGATGATTTCAGGGGGAACTTCTGTTAATACCATTGCCCAGCAGGCTGAGATGCTATATGAGTTCCGTTCGGACAGCAGAGAAGATCTGGATTTTATGGACAGGCATTTTCATAGTGTAATCGAAAGCTACCGGGCTAAGATGATAGAGGTAAACACGACCTTGATGGGAGAGCGTCCATGTACAGGAGCCGTGGATGAGGAGCGTGAAAAGGAATTAGCTGAACATGTTTCTGAGGTCATTTATAAGCACACAGGGAGCAGGCCAAAGAAAGGCCCAGGCTCCACAGACTGCAACATACCCTTATCCATGGGCATCCCAAGCGTATGCTTTGGAGCTGTAAGGGGCGGCTTGGCCCATACGAGACAGGAATGGATCGAGACAGAAAGCTTAAAGGACGGCTACAGGATCGCCTTTGAAGTTATATTATCTTATTTTTAA
- the rbr gene encoding rubrerythrin, translating to MSKYAGTKTEQNLKDAFAGESMARNKYTYYASAAKKAGYEQMASLYLETADQEKEHAKMWFKELHGIGTLEENLADAAAGENYEWTDMYKKMAEDARAEGFHELALKFEFVGKVEAAHEKRYLKLLDSLKNDKTFKGDAPLGWKCRNCGYIHEGPDAPEICPTCAHPKAYFERKVENY from the coding sequence ATGTCCAAATATGCGGGAACAAAAACAGAACAGAACTTAAAAGATGCTTTTGCAGGCGAATCCATGGCAAGAAACAAGTATACATATTATGCATCCGCTGCCAAAAAGGCAGGCTATGAGCAGATGGCTTCCCTGTACTTAGAAACTGCTGATCAGGAAAAAGAGCATGCTAAGATGTGGTTCAAGGAATTGCACGGCATTGGTACCTTGGAAGAAAACTTAGCAGATGCTGCTGCCGGTGAAAATTATGAGTGGACCGATATGTATAAGAAAATGGCAGAGGATGCCAGGGCAGAAGGCTTTCATGAATTGGCTCTGAAATTTGAATTCGTAGGAAAAGTAGAAGCTGCTCATGAAAAACGTTACTTAAAGCTGCTTGACAGCTTAAAGAACGACAAAACCTTTAAGGGTGATGCTCCTCTTGGCTGGAAGTGCCGCAACTGCGGTTATATCCATGAAGGACCGGATGCTCCTGAGATCTGTCCAACCTGTGCTCATCCTAAGGCTTATTTTGAAAGAAAAGTGGAAAATTATTAA
- a CDS encoding NADH peroxidase, with translation MKKWVCTVCGYVHEGETAPEFCPVCKAASEKFKLQDGDMSWACEHEIGVAQGSPEDIMMDLRANFEGECSEVGMYLAMSRAAHREGYPEIGLYYEKAAFEEAEHASKFAELLGECVTSSTKKNLELRVAAENGATAGKFDLAKRAKALNLDAIHDTVHEMAKDEARHGKAFKGLLERYFG, from the coding sequence ATGAAGAAATGGGTTTGTACTGTATGCGGTTACGTTCACGAAGGGGAGACAGCTCCGGAGTTCTGTCCAGTATGCAAGGCTGCTTCTGAAAAGTTCAAGTTACAGGATGGAGATATGTCCTGGGCCTGCGAGCATGAAATCGGCGTTGCACAGGGTTCTCCGGAAGACATCATGATGGATTTAAGAGCTAACTTTGAAGGCGAATGCTCAGAGGTTGGTATGTATCTTGCAATGTCAAGAGCTGCTCACAGAGAGGGCTACCCTGAGATCGGCTTATACTATGAGAAGGCTGCTTTCGAGGAGGCTGAGCATGCTTCTAAATTTGCAGAATTATTAGGCGAATGCGTAACCTCCAGCACAAAGAAGAACCTGGAATTACGTGTTGCTGCTGAGAATGGTGCAACTGCAGGTAAATTCGATCTTGCAAAACGTGCAAAGGCATTAAACTTAGATGCAATCCATGACACCGTACATGAAATGGCAAAAGATGAGGCTCGTCACGGTAAAGCATTCAAGGGCTTATTAGAAAGATACTTCGGTTAA
- a CDS encoding Fur family transcriptional regulator, with product MKTLKYSRQRESIKACLMARHDHPTADALYTLIREEYPNISLGTVYRNLNLLVELGEIQKLTCGDGADRFDADTSPHYHFVCKHCGKVSDLPLAPMDNINHMAQEHADGTVDSHTIYFYGTCKNCFENNSR from the coding sequence ATGAAAACATTAAAGTATAGCCGTCAACGGGAATCCATTAAAGCCTGTCTAATGGCAAGGCACGACCATCCCACTGCCGATGCTCTATACACATTGATCCGTGAGGAATATCCCAACATCAGCCTTGGAACCGTATACCGCAACTTAAACCTTCTGGTTGAGCTGGGTGAAATCCAAAAGCTGACATGCGGAGATGGCGCAGACCGCTTTGATGCGGACACTTCGCCTCACTACCATTTCGTATGTAAGCATTGCGGAAAGGTCAGTGACCTGCCACTGGCCCCTATGGATAACATCAACCATATGGCTCAGGAGCATGCGGACGGCACGGTGGACAGTCACACGATTTACTTCTATGGAACCTGCAAGAATTGTTTTGAAAATAATTCTCGATAA
- a CDS encoding LysR family transcriptional regulator, whose amino-acid sequence MINFLNLEYFLAVAEELNITRAAKQLYISQQSLSSHISNLEKEFDVQLFNRTMPLTLTYAGRALKVRAKQMLDLKDETYRELADIKDFTTGQLSIGISHTRGRFLLPAILPAYKEKFPNIEIHLVEGNSSELSTALIHGNIDLMIDLLPFKVDHVETVPICEEEILLVVPDQILDRYFPGQQEEMIKVLEENADVQLLKDCPYLLINKGNRVRTIADEIFEDAQLTPSILLETENIETVLALAAKGMGITFYPKMFMSGSPNAGMKKTGLHFFSLNYRRSHGVLAFGRYKGRYLSQATEEFIRIARENL is encoded by the coding sequence ATGATCAACTTCCTGAACCTGGAATATTTTCTGGCGGTTGCGGAGGAATTAAATATCACCCGTGCTGCCAAGCAGCTGTACATCTCCCAGCAATCCTTAAGCAGCCATATTTCCAATCTGGAAAAGGAGTTTGATGTCCAGCTTTTCAACCGTACCATGCCGCTTACCCTGACCTACGCAGGCCGGGCCTTAAAAGTCCGGGCAAAGCAGATGCTGGACCTAAAGGACGAAACCTATCGGGAGCTTGCCGATATTAAGGATTTTACCACGGGACAGCTTTCCATCGGGATCTCCCATACCAGGGGGCGCTTCCTTCTCCCTGCCATCCTTCCCGCTTATAAGGAAAAGTTTCCAAACATTGAGATCCATCTGGTAGAGGGAAATTCTTCCGAGCTTAGCACTGCCCTGATCCACGGAAACATCGATCTGATGATCGACCTCCTTCCTTTTAAAGTGGATCATGTGGAAACCGTTCCTATTTGCGAAGAGGAAATCCTTCTTGTGGTTCCGGACCAGATTCTGGACCGGTATTTTCCGGGACAGCAGGAGGAGATGATAAAGGTGCTGGAAGAAAATGCGGACGTGCAGCTTTTAAAGGACTGCCCTTACCTTCTCATCAACAAGGGAAACCGGGTGCGTACCATTGCCGATGAAATTTTCGAAGATGCCCAGCTTACTCCTTCCATTCTTTTGGAGACAGAGAATATAGAAACAGTGCTTGCCCTTGCAGCCAAGGGAATGGGAATTACCTTTTACCCCAAAATGTTCATGTCCGGTAGTCCAAATGCCGGTATGAAAAAGACAGGACTTCATTTTTTCTCTTTAAATTACAGGCGCAGTCACGGTGTTCTGGCATTCGGCCGCTATAAAGGCAGATATTTATCCCAGGCTACGGAAGAATTCATACGGATCGCACGGGAGAACCTATAG
- a CDS encoding phosphatase, translating to MNDIMDLHTHTVASGHAYNTLYEMAKSASEKGLALMGSTDHAPKMPGTCHEFYFINFKVIPRKIYGVNILMGVELNIMDHTGRVDLRKGLLEKMDYSIASLHEPCYKSGTSSENTRAYLGAIENPLIHIIGHPDDSRFPVDYDTLVSAAAENHTLLELNSSSLHPLSARMNAAENYRTMLELCKRYKASIIIDSDAHTEADVGNHVRALELIEELKFPEELIVNTSLNKLIPYIPKLEAYL from the coding sequence ATGAACGACATAATGGACCTGCATACCCACACCGTAGCCAGCGGACATGCGTACAACACTTTATATGAAATGGCTAAATCTGCCTCTGAAAAAGGCCTTGCTCTTATGGGCTCTACGGATCATGCACCTAAAATGCCAGGAACATGCCACGAGTTTTATTTTATAAATTTTAAAGTAATCCCCCGTAAAATCTACGGAGTCAATATACTCATGGGCGTTGAGCTTAATATTATGGATCACACAGGGCGTGTGGATTTGCGAAAAGGTCTTCTGGAAAAAATGGATTACTCCATTGCCAGCCTCCATGAACCCTGCTACAAAAGCGGAACTTCCTCTGAAAATACAAGGGCGTATCTTGGAGCCATTGAAAATCCTCTGATCCACATCATCGGCCACCCTGATGACAGCCGTTTTCCGGTGGATTATGACACCCTTGTTTCCGCCGCTGCTGAAAACCATACCCTTTTGGAGCTTAATTCCAGTTCCCTTCATCCCCTAAGCGCAAGAATGAACGCCGCGGAAAATTACCGGACCATGCTGGAGCTTTGCAAGCGTTATAAGGCTTCCATCATCATTGACAGCGACGCCCATACGGAAGCAGATGTGGGAAACCATGTGAGGGCCTTAGAACTTATTGAAGAATTGAAATTCCCGGAAGAACTTATTGTAAACACTTCCCTTAATAAGCTCATTCCCTATATTCCGAAGCTGGAGGCTTATCTATGA
- a CDS encoding S1 RNA-binding domain-containing protein — MSEEMKETDVREEAVETMADYAAELEASFKRVKEGDVLTGTVISVDEDKVTLDLKYYAEGIIDKENISNDPEFNLLREIQPGDEITATVINANDREGNVVLSKKLASDQKAWETLDGLLKDRTIVNVKIAEIVKGGAVAYLEGIRGFIPASKLAGEYVEDLEEYNGKTIEVTVITADEENNKLVLSGKEPALMKQKEETNKKIAKCEVGSIMEGTVDNIKDYGAFINLENGLSGLLHISQISTQRIKHPGVVLKEGQTVKVKIISIADNKISLSMKALQEVEEANEEVFDYKEEGSAFTGLSALLKGLKF, encoded by the coding sequence ATGAGCGAAGAGATGAAGGAAACAGACGTAAGGGAAGAAGCAGTAGAGACTATGGCTGATTATGCCGCAGAACTGGAAGCATCCTTTAAAAGGGTAAAAGAAGGAGATGTTCTCACAGGGACCGTTATTAGTGTGGATGAGGACAAGGTCACATTGGATCTGAAATATTATGCGGAGGGGATCATTGACAAGGAGAATATAAGCAATGACCCGGAATTTAACCTGCTTAGGGAAATCCAGCCTGGGGACGAAATCACGGCAACAGTTATAAACGCCAATGACAGGGAAGGAAACGTGGTCCTTTCCAAAAAATTGGCGAGTGACCAGAAGGCCTGGGAAACCCTGGACGGTTTGTTAAAGGACCGAACCATTGTCAATGTAAAAATCGCTGAGATCGTAAAAGGCGGAGCTGTTGCTTACCTGGAGGGGATCCGGGGGTTTATACCGGCTTCCAAGCTGGCGGGGGAATATGTGGAGGACTTAGAGGAATATAATGGAAAGACCATTGAAGTCACAGTCATCACCGCAGACGAGGAAAACAATAAGCTTGTGCTTTCAGGCAAAGAGCCGGCCCTTATGAAGCAGAAGGAAGAAACCAACAAAAAGATCGCAAAGTGCGAGGTAGGGTCCATCATGGAGGGAACGGTGGACAACATAAAAGATTACGGTGCGTTTATTAACCTGGAAAATGGGCTTTCCGGCCTTCTTCATATCTCACAGATCAGCACCCAGAGGATCAAGCATCCAGGGGTCGTGTTAAAGGAGGGACAGACGGTAAAGGTGAAGATCATATCCATAGCGGATAACAAGATAAGCTTAAGCATGAAGGCCCTCCAGGAGGTAGAGGAAGCGAATGAAGAGGTCTTTGATTACAAGGAAGAAGGTTCTGCATTTACAGGGCTTTCGGCGCTCTTAAAGGGATTGAAATTTTAG
- a CDS encoding GTP pyrophosphokinase encodes MNIPKSFNQVDQWKSVMFLYDSALKEISTKIEILNNEFVHIYNYNPIEHIKSRLKTPDSIVKKLKRYGYDVTIDNMVEKLNDIAGIRIICSFTSDIYQIAEMITKQSDVTVLYVKDYIKYPKPNGYKSYHMVITIPIYLTDGPVDTKVEIQIRTIAMDFWASLEHKIYYKFEGNAPAYLQQELKACADVVNMLDGKMFSLNQAILELSEAQQRETAGEDMIDEDELT; translated from the coding sequence ATGAACATTCCCAAATCATTTAATCAGGTCGATCAGTGGAAATCTGTAATGTTTTTGTATGACTCGGCATTAAAGGAAATCAGTACTAAAATCGAAATACTTAATAATGAGTTTGTGCATATCTATAATTACAATCCCATTGAACACATTAAGTCAAGGCTAAAGACCCCGGACAGCATTGTGAAAAAGCTGAAGCGGTATGGCTATGATGTGACAATCGACAACATGGTGGAGAAATTAAATGATATTGCAGGGATACGGATTATCTGTTCTTTTACATCGGATATTTACCAGATTGCGGAGATGATAACAAAGCAAAGCGATGTCACGGTTCTTTATGTGAAGGACTATATTAAGTATCCAAAGCCTAACGGTTATAAAAGCTATCATATGGTAATAACCATTCCCATCTATCTGACGGATGGTCCGGTGGACACCAAGGTGGAAATTCAAATCAGGACGATTGCCATGGATTTCTGGGCAAGCCTGGAGCATAAGATATATTATAAGTTTGAAGGCAATGCACCTGCGTACTTGCAGCAGGAGCTGAAGGCCTGCGCGGATGTGGTGAATATGCTGGATGGGAAGATGTTTTCCTTAAACCAGGCGATTCTGGAACTGAGTGAGGCTCAGCAGCGGGAGACAGCAGGAGAGGACATGATAGATGAGGACGAATTGACTTAA
- a CDS encoding glycerophosphodiester phosphodiesterase has protein sequence MSTLTKDTWKIIKFNQKNAFVFELLFRLVTTTLYLLLLNKGLLFALRMAGYSYLTAGNIGYFLAKPWTVLMIAVMVVIGILILMLETGCLLTLYEGAFYSRKLKMGEILTGGFFKLAHEIRRKNWRLGLLILADYGLVNLYLIYQMLTHVKPLNFVISEILKKPAGKVSVALFVVLLLAVVIPGIYTIHACMVEQKNFRDGYFRSLWLLRHRILKVIILLTIYYAVAVVGLWLIYAFCVLIAAVGVTLFTDNSLALAILPAACGRIEMVLIFLTSLFLAVGNWGALSVQYFGFTSNFAKRSKSSDYSGSKYGERKLAALFMAVAAAFSLFSLFGVVRNGSAITTDLLSVIQITAHRGSSRAAPENTMAAMARAVDDLADFVEIDVQETKDGVVVLGHDISLKRVSGINRAISSYTFEELQQLDVGKWFSADYEGERIPSLEEVMEFCKGRININIEIKDLGSGSELPDKVRDLIEKYQMKEQCVVTSVRLSYLSRIKEMDPDIRTGYIISAAYGDYYSSDSIDFISLRSSFVSERLVEAAHKKGKAVHAWTVNNKSEMERMKMLGVDNIITDYPVLAREIVYREAATETLMEYLRLVLK, from the coding sequence ATGAGTACATTAACAAAAGACACCTGGAAGATCATAAAGTTCAATCAAAAAAATGCGTTTGTTTTTGAATTGCTGTTTCGGTTGGTTACCACGACCCTGTATCTGCTTCTCTTAAACAAAGGCCTTTTATTTGCGCTGCGCATGGCGGGATACAGCTATCTGACCGCCGGAAACATCGGCTATTTCCTGGCAAAGCCCTGGACGGTCCTTATGATTGCGGTGATGGTGGTTATCGGAATCCTGATTCTTATGCTGGAGACCGGCTGCCTTCTTACGCTGTATGAGGGGGCCTTCTACTCCCGGAAGCTTAAAATGGGGGAGATCTTAACCGGCGGCTTTTTTAAGCTGGCCCATGAGATCCGCAGAAAAAACTGGCGGCTGGGGCTTCTCATACTGGCGGATTACGGGCTTGTAAACCTGTATCTTATCTACCAGATGCTGACCCACGTAAAGCCTCTTAATTTTGTTATATCCGAGATTTTGAAAAAGCCTGCGGGAAAGGTGTCTGTGGCCCTTTTTGTGGTTTTGCTCCTGGCAGTCGTCATTCCCGGAATCTATACCATTCATGCCTGCATGGTGGAGCAGAAGAATTTCAGGGATGGGTATTTTAGAAGCCTATGGCTTTTAAGGCACCGGATATTAAAGGTTATAATTCTTTTAACCATTTATTACGCAGTGGCTGTAGTAGGACTCTGGCTTATCTATGCATTTTGTGTGCTGATTGCCGCCGTGGGAGTGACCTTGTTTACGGACAACAGTCTGGCCCTGGCCATCCTGCCGGCAGCATGCGGCCGGATCGAGATGGTGCTGATCTTTTTAACCAGTCTGTTCCTGGCTGTGGGAAACTGGGGTGCATTAAGCGTTCAGTATTTCGGATTTACCAGCAACTTTGCTAAAAGGAGTAAAAGCAGCGATTATTCCGGCAGCAAGTATGGAGAGAGGAAGCTGGCGGCCCTGTTCATGGCTGTGGCTGCGGCATTCAGCCTGTTTTCCCTATTTGGAGTTGTGCGGAATGGTTCTGCAATTACCACCGACTTGCTCAGCGTGATTCAGATCACCGCCCACCGGGGCAGCTCAAGAGCAGCCCCTGAAAATACCATGGCCGCCATGGCAAGGGCCGTTGATGACCTGGCAGACTTTGTGGAGATCGATGTCCAGGAGACAAAGGATGGCGTGGTGGTACTGGGGCATGATATCAGCTTAAAAAGAGTCTCAGGAATAAACCGTGCCATAAGCTCCTACACCTTTGAGGAATTACAGCAGCTGGATGTGGGTAAGTGGTTTTCTGCTGATTACGAGGGCGAACGGATCCCATCGTTAGAGGAGGTTATGGAATTCTGCAAGGGTCGGATCAATATAAATATTGAGATCAAGGATTTAGGAAGCGGCAGTGAGCTGCCGGATAAGGTCAGGGATCTGATTGAGAAATACCAGATGAAGGAACAGTGTGTTGTGACTTCTGTCCGCCTGTCCTATTTAAGCAGAATCAAGGAAATGGATCCTGATATCCGCACTGGTTATATTATATCAGCTGCCTATGGAGATTATTATTCCAGCGATTCTATCGACTTTATCAGCCTCCGTTCCAGCTTTGTGAGCGAAAGGCTGGTGGAAGCCGCCCATAAAAAAGGAAAGGCGGTTCATGCCTGGACGGTGAACAACAAAAGCGAAATGGAACGGATGAAGATGCTGGGAGTGGATAATATTATAACGGATTACCCGGTGCTTGCCAGAGAGATTGTATACCGGGAAGCGGCTACGGAAACCCTTATGGAATACTTAAGACTGGTATTAAAATAG
- the dtd gene encoding D-aminoacyl-tRNA deacylase, with protein sequence MKIVLQRVAHAKVTVDGQQIGAIGKGFLLLLGVSDTDTEAIADKMADKICKLRIFPDENGKTNLSLTDVGGEILVVSQFTLYADCRKGNRPSFTKAGGPQLANSLYEYVVERLKTYGNQVEHGSFGADMKVELLNDGPFTLVLDSDEIC encoded by the coding sequence ATGAAGATTGTTTTACAGCGGGTTGCCCATGCAAAGGTTACTGTTGATGGGCAGCAGATCGGCGCCATTGGAAAAGGCTTTCTGCTTCTTTTAGGAGTGTCCGATACGGATACGGAAGCCATCGCTGATAAAATGGCAGATAAAATATGCAAGTTACGGATTTTTCCCGATGAAAATGGGAAGACCAACCTTTCCCTGACAGATGTGGGAGGGGAAATCCTGGTGGTCAGCCAGTTTACCCTCTATGCGGACTGCAGGAAGGGCAACCGCCCAAGCTTTACAAAGGCAGGAGGACCGCAGCTTGCAAACAGCCTCTATGAATACGTGGTAGAGCGGTTAAAGACCTATGGAAACCAGGTAGAGCATGGAAGCTTCGGAGCCGATATGAAGGTAGAGCTTTTAAACGACGGACCGTTTACTCTGGTTCTTGACAGCGATGAAATCTGTTAA